The proteins below are encoded in one region of Mangifera indica cultivar Alphonso chromosome 7, CATAS_Mindica_2.1, whole genome shotgun sequence:
- the LOC123220662 gene encoding mitogen-activated protein kinase homolog NTF4-like, which produces MPIGKGAYGIVCSALNLETNEHVAIKIANAFDNKIDAKRTLCEIKLLRHMDHENVIWLQSLKVKYTNNNTTIDMEKILRSLKNKLFDHLFHKLGPHHAAMAS; this is translated from the exons ATGCCCATCGGGAAGGGCGCATACGGCATCGTTTG TTCAGCGTTGAATTTGGAGACAAATGAGCATGTGGCAATAAAGATAGCAAATGCATTCGATAATAAGATTGATGCAAAGAGGACTCTTTGTGAGATCAAGTTGCTTCGACACATGGATCATGAAAAC GTGATCTGGCTGCAGAGTTTGAAAGTTAAGTACACAAACAACAACACGACTATAGATATGGAGAAAATATTAAGAAGTTTGAAGAATAAACTATTCGATCATTTGTTTCACAAACTTGGGCCTCATCATGCCGCTATGGCATCATAA